From a region of the bacterium genome:
- a CDS encoding aldo/keto reductase, translating into HRPYVATKCPPKNMVWPPTPGIRAEEAFPADYLIGKTETSLKNLGVERLDLQQLHVWNEEWLEQGDWREAVAALKAQGKIRHFGVSLNDHQADSGLSLVAGGLVDSIQVIYNLFDQSARERLFPLCRERKVAVLVRVPLDEGGLSGKLRVDTVFPKSDWRHFYFKEGRLAETVERAGAFSFLVRGEVETLAQAALKFCLAEPAVSTVLCGMRQSSHVEENTRVPELGGFSEAELKKAYALAWPRNYYLF; encoded by the coding sequence GCCATCGCCCCTACGTGGCCACCAAATGTCCGCCCAAAAACATGGTATGGCCGCCGACGCCGGGGATTCGGGCCGAGGAGGCCTTTCCGGCCGATTACCTGATCGGGAAAACCGAAACGTCGCTCAAGAACCTCGGCGTCGAGCGGCTCGACCTTCAGCAGCTTCACGTGTGGAACGAGGAATGGCTGGAGCAGGGCGATTGGCGGGAAGCGGTGGCCGCTCTGAAAGCCCAAGGCAAGATCCGTCATTTCGGGGTTTCGCTCAACGACCACCAGGCCGACTCCGGCTTGAGCCTGGTGGCCGGTGGCCTCGTCGATTCGATCCAAGTCATCTACAACCTTTTCGACCAAAGCGCGAGGGAGCGGCTCTTTCCGCTGTGCCGCGAGCGGAAGGTCGCGGTCCTGGTGCGGGTGCCTTTGGACGAAGGCGGCTTGAGCGGCAAGCTACGGGTCGACACCGTTTTCCCGAAGAGCGATTGGCGACATTTTTATTTCAAGGAAGGGCGGCTGGCCGAGACGGTCGAGCGGGCCGGCGCTTTTTCCTTCTTGGTGCGGGGAGAAGTCGAGACTTTGGCCCAGGCCGCCCTCAAGTTTTGCCTGGCCGAGCCGGCGGTTTCGACGGTGCTTTGCGGGATGCGTCAATCTTCCCATGTTGAGGAAAACACTCGGGTTCCGGAGCTGGGCGGATTTTCCGAAGCCGAGCTCAAAAAGGCCTATGCTTTGGCTTGGCCCCGGAATTACTATCTCTTTTGA